From Phalacrocorax carbo chromosome 8, bPhaCar2.1, whole genome shotgun sequence, a single genomic window includes:
- the CARMIL2 gene encoding capping protein, Arp2/3 and myosin-I linker protein 2 gives MAASSRGISTELQEGITAFLGTKKVLLVMSIQLQVKSKYNDYILVLTPWRAYVLAVVLPPVRVHSSFSFLEVREMTVREPSLVVIETDAASYAFRFMSFDDLEQVVIHVTMSLKKVFPDSSPGTLLKNSPPNLYERIRRITDSLEEMLQSSLGPCGGFSETYAALCDYNGFAFREEIQWDVDNIYHSQDCRDFNLLDFSHLESRDVALSVAALSFNLWFTKLSCKDFRLNQEISEQLLYMLSKSVTLEELVLENSGLKADFAQRMAQALSNHPDSVLHTINLAGNQLEDRGIIAFSRHVEKSPKGLQSLSLARTMLTAKGMSTLCKALADNKASGSSLRHLDLSGNPGTLVGDDISNLQSLLRQCQSLSHLSLAGTDCPLDALFGALVHGCHTSLIHLDLSKNVYSHKRVKTTSPDIKEFFSQACALRHVSLAGTKLPADTVRALLQGLADNSHISDLHLDLSNCELRSAGAQVIQDLIPVTSSISDLDLSDNGFDPDMVTLVLSIGRSKSIRHVSLGKNFNIKSKEGLLDVLHRIVQLTQEDDCPLQSLSVADSRLKLGTNVLLSALGSNTSLIALDISGNAMGDTGAKMLAKALQINTKLRTVVWDRNNTTAQGLLEVAQALERNYTLKSMPLPMCDVAQAYRSNPERTEEAVHKLQSCLTRNQLRRTLPTQTFRLQQGILTTSSEQMVNEICLSVQKHVDILSACPGREAEADILCAEEAIRNANLSVSILPLLYEAGNTPYQNCKLQHKLECLTEEAAQTCGREIQAIMQAVLDTAHNLCPAVVQKSGVRDQLVNAMSERIYLQDHLNLSAVLDQMITDIFSKLNEIKLSVTAAMADCIVDAVLGELTIAQCKLAESLPRQGLDLSVLLPELAEDDAATPVRGRNPPDLVAEEYKMALRRKNKHFRSIRPTPTVRSVSELELAAGRDASGLRAHRAPPSLSPAAPPARPASTKDAEPASGLLPSTQPATAATTGSLMDLPTAGEKLEHCTKARPRPNRRHKQPPSKPNVQPVACENSEDRSITRVDEGLEDFFAKRLIPEELPPMAPETCPGSTPLAPSGSRTLKKKIGNFFAFKKPKSSRGSRCEKEPEGGPTAPRSRRSMLSDILRAPSKASEAGKPLSKSEEGGLAAEPRAEPEHCQTPDSARRIRPKYSREGKSQSLILLSGEDEDALGVRHDKKRHLEKSEGELPGSFEQRMQVMLHRIGVTKGPAAEGKKQQSKDNEIKKAGSDGDIVDSSADSPPSLKARTHSVSTDAPFRSPATAMEPRTYLADPWPAWKALGRQLPAEPQGTSSNQPRRSFILAEPSGLPEPGGREDWSSSLPRPGRSTPAVLPRRVSHSGEVGAGSPLHTPPDTEDNRLTPWLAALWGTGRRAVSVHEEQLREPECSVELGADTVPLRLRRSPVFRRRTKHDSFPEPEGKPRLSLSAAGATPQDWPGAGLEELQAGVGTKGKEPQALTQTVVNAQGSAAIDQRRPVPGQGEPALGE, from the exons ATGGCTGCATCCTCTAGAGGGATCTCCACTGAGCTGCAAG AGGGCATCACCGCCTTCCTGGGGACAAAGAAGGTTCTCCTGGTGATGAGCATCCAGCTGCAGGTGAAATCCAAGTACAATGACTATATCTTG GTGCTGACCCCCTGGCGAGCCTATGTGCTGGCAGTGGTGCTGCCACCGGTGAGG GTTCACAGCAGCTTCAGCTTCCTGGAGGTGAGGGAGATGACAGTGCGAGAGCCCAGCTTG GTTGTCATAGAAACAGATGCAGCATCTTATGCCTTCCGGTTCATGTCCTTTGATGATTTGGAGCAAGTTGTCATCCATGTCACCATGTCACTTAAGAAGGTTTTTCCAGACTCATCCCCTGG GACACTGCTCAAGAACTCCCCCCCCAACCTGTATGAGAGGATTCGGCGGATCACAGACTCGCTGGAggaaatgctgcagagcagccttgGGCCTTGCG GGGGGTTTTCAGAGACCTACGCTGCTTTATGTGATTACAATGGCTTTGCCTTCCGCGAGGAGATCCAGTGG GATGTGGACAACATCTACCACAGCCAGGACTGCCGGGACTTCAACCTGCTGGACTTCAGCCACCTGGAGAGCCG AGATGTGGCACTGAGCGTTGCCGCCTTGTCCTTCAACCTGTGGTTCACCAAGCTCTCCTGCAAGGACTTCAGGCTG AACCAGGAAATTTCAGAGCAGCTGCTCTACATGCTCAGCAAGTCAGTGACActggaggagctggtgctggaaaacagcGGCTTGAAAGC TGACTTTGCGCAGAGGATGGCCCAGGCGCTCAGCAACCATCCTGACTCTGTCCTGCACACCATCAACCTTGCTGGCAACCAGCTGGAGGACAGAG GGATCATTGCCTTCAGCCGGCATGTGGAGAAGAGTCCCAAGGGTCTGCAGAGCCTCAGCTTGGCCAGGACCATGCTCACTGCCAAAG GGATGAGCACATTATGCAAGGCCCTCGCAGATAACAAAGCCAGCGGATCCTCCCTCCGGCATTTGGACCTCTCCGGAAACCCTGGTACCCTGGTTGGGGATGACATCAGC AACCTGCAGAGCCTCCTCCGCCAGTGCCAATCACTCTCCCACCTCAGCCTGGCTGGCACGGACTGCCCTTTGGATGCT CTTTTTGGAGCCCTGGTCCATGGATGCCACACCAGCCTCATCCATCTGGATCTCTCCAAAAACGTGTACTCCCACAA GAGGGTGAAAACCACCTCCCCTGACATCAAGGAGTTTTTCAGCCAGGCCTGTGCTCTCAGGCACGTCTCTCTGGCGGGTACCAAGCTACCAGCGGATACTGTAAG AGCATTGCTGCAAGGGCTGGCAGACAACAGTCACATCAGTGACCTACACCTGGATCTTAGCAACTGCGAG CTGAGATCAGCGGGGGCCCAAGTCATCCAGGATCTCATCCCTGTCACCAGCtccatcagtgacctggactTGTCTGACAATG GCTTTGACCCCGACATGGTGACGCTGGTGCTTTCCATCGGCAGAAGCAAGTCCATTAGGCATGTCTCGCTGGGGAAAAACTTCAACATCAAATCCAA GGAGGGGCTGTTGGACGTCCTGCACCGCATTGTCCAGCTCACTCAGGAGGATGACTGT CCTCTCCAGTCCTTATCTGTGGCTGACTCACGCCTCAAACTGGGAACCAACGTTCTGCTGAGTGCCCTGGGTAGTAACACCAGCCTCATCGCTCTGGACATCAGTGGCAATGCCATGGGGGACACGGGAGCCAAGATGCTAGCGAAGGCCCTGCAGATCAACACAAAACTCAG GACCGTGGTTTGGGACAGGAACAACACAACTGCCCAAGGGCTCCTGGAGGTGGCTCAGGCTTTGGAGAG GAATTACACCCTCAAGTCGATGCCTTTGCCGATGTGCGACGTGGCGCAGGCGTACCGCAGCAACCCCGAGAGAACGGAGGAGGCGGTGCACAAG ctccagtcCTGCCTGACAAGGAACCAGCTGCGGCGCACACTGCCCACACAGACCTtccggctgcagcagggcatcCTCACCACCTCTTCCGAACAG ATGGTGAACGAGATCTGCCTGAGCGTGCAGAAGCATGTTGACATCCTCAGCGCCTGCCCAGGCAGGGAGGCGGAGGCAGACATCCTCTGCGCAGAGGAGGCCATCAGGAATGCCAACCTCTCCGTCAGC ATCCTGCCCCTATTGTATGAAGCGGGAAACACCCCATACCAGAACTGCAAGCTGCAGCACAAGCTGGAGTGTCTCACGGAGGAAGCAGCGCAGACCTGTGGCCGGGAGATCCAG GCAATCATGCAGGCAGTGCTGGACACAGCACACAACCTCTGCCCGGCCGTGGTGCAGAAGAGCGGGGTCAGGGACCAGCTGGTCAATGCCATGTCAGAACGAATCTACCTCCAGGACCACCTCAACCTCAGCGCTGTCCTGGACCAGATGATCACTGACATCTTCAGCAAGCTGAA TGAAATCAAGCTGTCAGTCACAGCCGCCATGGCCGACTGCATTGTGGATgctgtgctgggagagctgaCCATCGCCCAGTGCAAGCTG GCAGAAagcctccccaggcaggggctCGACCTCTcggtgctgctgccagagctggcTGAGGATGATGCCGCCACACCAGTGAGGGGCAGGAATCCTCCAGACCTTGTTGCAGAGGAG TACAAGATGGCCCTGCGGAGGAAAAACAAGCATTTCAGGAGTATTCGGCCCACGCCAACCGTGAGAA GTGTCTcggagctggagctggcagcGGGTAGGGACGCCAGCGGGCTCCGAGCTCACCGGGCGCCGCCGTCACtcagccccgccgcgccgccggcaCGCCCTGCCTCCACAAAGGATGCTGAGCCTGCGAGTGGCTTGCTCCCCTCCACGCAGCCTGCCACCGCCGCCACCACCGGATCCCTTATGGACCTGCCGACCGCTGGCGAGAAGCTGGAGCATTGCACCAAAGCCAGGCCCCGGCCCAACCGCCGGCACAAGCAACCGCCCAGCAAACCAAAT GTGCAGCCCGTGGCCTGTGAGAACAGTGAAGACAGGAGCATCACCCGTGTGGATGAGGGCTTGGAGGACTTCTTTGCCAAAAGGCTCATCCCAGAGGAGCTGCC ccccatggctccAGAGACGTGCCCAGGATCAACCCCTCTGGCCCCCTCTGGCTCTCGCACCCTCAAGAAGAAAATTGGAAATTTTTTTGCCTTCAAGAAACCCAAATCCAGCCGGGGCTCGAGGTGTGAGAAGGAACCCGAGGGTGGCCCCACTGCCCCCAGGAGCAGGCGCTCAATGCTCAGTGACATTTTACGGGCCCCCAGCAAGGCGAGCGAAGCGGGCAAGCCACTGAGTAAATCAGAGGAAGGGGGGCTCGCTGCCGAGCCCCGGGCAGAGCCCGAGCACTGCCAGACCCCTGACTCTGCCCGCAGGATCCGGCCCAAGTACTCACGGGAGGGCAAATCCCAGTCACTCATATTGCTGTCTGGGGAGGATGAGGATGCACTGGGGGTCAGGCATGACAAG AAGAGGCACCTGGAGAAGAGTGAGGGGGAGCTGCCTGGCTCCTTCGAGCAGCGCATGCAGGTCATGCTCCACCGCATCGGTGTCACCAAAGGCCCGGCCGCTGAGGGCAAGAAGCAGCAG AGCAAAGACAACGAGATCAAGAAAGCTGGCTCAGATG GGGACATTGTGGACAGCTCTGCGGACTCACCCCCCTCCCTGAAGGCACGCACGCACTCAGTGTCCACAG ATGCACCCTTCCGCAGCCCAGCCACCGCGATGGAGCCCAGGACCTACCTGGCTGATCCCTGGCCAGCCTGGAAAGCCCTGGGGAGACAGTTGCCTGCCGAGCCACAGGGCACCAGCTCCAACCAGCCCCGGCGCTCCTTCATCCTGGCTGAACCAAGTGGGCTGCCAGAGCCTGGGGGCCGGGAGGactggagcagcagcctgcCACGGCCAGGGAGGAGCACACCAGCGGTGCTGCCACGGAGGGTCAGCCACAGcggggaggtgggtgctggcagcCCCCTGCACACACCGCCTGACACCGAAG acaACCGGCTGACGCCGTGGCTGGCAGCATTGTGGGGGACCGGCCGCCGAGCTGTGTCTGTCCATGAGGAGCAGCTCAGGGAGCCCGAGTGCTCAGTGGAGCTGGGAG CAGACACTGTCCCCCTGCGCCTGCGGCGGTCGCCTGTGTTCAGACGGAGGACCAAGCATGACTCCTTCCCAGAGCCAGAGGGCAAGCCCAGACTGTCCTTGAGTGCTGCAG GTGCCACACCGCAGGACTGGCCCGGTGCcgggctggaggagctgcaggctgGAGTGGGCACCAAAGGCAAGGAGCCACAAGCCCTGACACAAACTGTTGTGAATGCACAAGGCTCAGCAGCCATAGACCAAAGACGCCCAGTACCAGGCCAGGGGGAGCCAGCCCTGGGAGAGTGA